The Moraxella osloensis genome contains a region encoding:
- a CDS encoding GatB/YqeY domain-containing protein, giving the protein MSTIKDTLTDVVKTAMKARELEKVKVLRSVQAVIKQIEIDRQITLDDAGVLDILQKQTKQRQESLAIFAANGREDLAQKEQFEIDVISQFLPQPMSEAEIANLVAAEIAEQGATSMQQMGAVMNALKVKTAGRADPALISKLVKATLA; this is encoded by the coding sequence ATGAGTACCATAAAAGACACCCTTACCGATGTGGTCAAGACCGCCATGAAAGCGCGTGAGCTTGAAAAAGTTAAAGTGCTACGCAGCGTACAAGCGGTGATAAAACAAATCGAAATTGACCGCCAAATAACGCTCGATGATGCAGGTGTACTAGACATCTTACAAAAACAAACCAAGCAGCGCCAAGAGTCGCTCGCGATTTTTGCCGCCAATGGTCGGGAAGATTTGGCACAAAAAGAACAATTTGAGATTGATGTGATTAGTCAATTCTTGCCACAACCCATGAGTGAAGCAGAAATTGCCAATCTGGTAGCTGCTGAAATTGCTGAGCAAGGTGCCACTTCAATGCAGCAAATGGGCGCTGTGATGAATGCGCTGAAAGTCAAAACCGCAGGTCGTGCTGACCCCGCTTTGATTTCAAAGTTGGTCAAAGCGACATTGGCTTAA
- a CDS encoding c-type cytochrome yields the protein MLPISTRNATLASLMIALGLTMSACSKHESAESKPTEEIAAEQGEIARANHPMPVASQPASFVPPTAASAAATTTTATATPVSADAGEKLFGSVCATCHTAGLMGAPKLGDKADWAPRIAQGKDTLYKHAIVGYQGKSGVMPARGGSQASDEEVKAAVDYMVSKAS from the coding sequence ATGCTACCGATATCAACACGCAATGCCACGCTAGCCAGTCTTATGATTGCCTTGGGTCTTACCATGAGCGCATGTAGTAAGCATGAATCAGCCGAAAGCAAACCAACCGAAGAAATTGCCGCAGAGCAAGGTGAAATCGCTCGTGCAAACCATCCCATGCCAGTAGCTTCACAGCCTGCTTCGTTTGTGCCACCGACAGCCGCCTCAGCCGCTGCCACCACGACGACAGCAACTGCTACCCCAGTTTCTGCTGATGCTGGCGAAAAATTGTTTGGTAGTGTATGTGCCACTTGTCACACAGCAGGCTTGATGGGCGCCCCAAAACTTGGTGATAAAGCCGATTGGGCACCTCGCATTGCGCAAGGTAAAGACACGCTTTATAAACACGCCATTGTCGGCTATCAAGGAAAATCCGGTGTAATGCCAGCCAGAGGCGGTAGCCAAGCCTCGGATGAGGAAGTAAAAGCTGCGGTTGATTATATGGTCTCAAAAGCAAGCTAA
- the mreD gene encoding rod shape-determining protein MreD — MVVVQRKKTKQHLYIVMAISFIIASVLSVYPLSAEIALFRPMWMIMMLIFWLIFQPTLIGMGLAFVVGLFADLLTDSRIGQQALCAVLVAFFIKFVSGYVRQLSSNLVWLLAGACLLIYQLGLIFLHLFTQGVFAPQLLYTVAVSTLIWPLLVAVMLRYTR; from the coding sequence ATGGTCGTCGTTCAGCGCAAAAAAACCAAACAGCATTTATATATTGTGATGGCAATCAGTTTTATCATCGCATCGGTACTTAGTGTGTATCCGCTGTCGGCAGAGATTGCGCTATTTCGTCCGATGTGGATGATTATGATGCTGATTTTTTGGCTGATATTTCAACCGACTTTAATCGGCATGGGATTGGCGTTTGTGGTTGGTTTGTTTGCTGATTTACTCACAGATAGCCGAATCGGTCAGCAAGCCTTATGTGCGGTGCTGGTGGCATTTTTTATTAAGTTTGTTAGTGGTTATGTACGTCAATTGTCCTCGAACTTGGTATGGCTACTTGCGGGCGCCTGTTTGCTGATTTATCAATTGGGGTTAATTTTTCTGCATTTATTTACCCAAGGGGTGTTTGCACCCCAATTACTTTATACGGTTGCCGTCAGCACCTTAATTTGGCCGCTGTTAGTCGCTGTCATGCTACGTTATACGCGATAA
- the mreC gene encoding rod shape-determining protein MreC, producing the protein MSLTIFTQQPLAIRKTLIVVFAAIVLMLLDSKNSSWFQPVRTATHAAMQPIYQVSAYPSFFAGWLDSTMTEKEALRRENVQLKAELVHAKAQLQQQDYLVAQNARLQGILSATTPDQFNLLLSHVIGTDSNPLRQMVVINKGSKDGVIVGQTVIDENGILGQVVNVYPDTCRVVLISDDQQSVAVTIKRTGQKAIVSGKGNPQYLALDYIFKASDVRIGDELISSGLGGRIPAGFPVGRVAKVEAEQAGGYAKIMVKPAANFINTSYVLLLQQKV; encoded by the coding sequence ATGTCACTTACCATTTTTACTCAACAACCGCTCGCCATTCGCAAGACCCTTATTGTGGTGTTTGCGGCGATTGTGCTGATGTTATTGGATAGTAAAAATAGCAGTTGGTTTCAGCCAGTACGTACCGCGACCCATGCCGCCATGCAGCCCATCTATCAAGTATCGGCTTACCCAAGTTTTTTTGCAGGCTGGCTTGATAGCACCATGACCGAAAAAGAAGCGTTACGCCGTGAGAATGTCCAGTTAAAAGCTGAGCTTGTCCATGCCAAAGCGCAATTGCAGCAGCAAGACTATCTTGTTGCGCAAAATGCCCGACTGCAAGGGATTTTATCCGCCACCACACCAGACCAGTTTAATTTGCTGTTGTCGCATGTCATTGGTACCGATAGCAATCCACTGCGGCAAATGGTGGTCATCAATAAAGGCAGCAAAGACGGGGTGATTGTGGGGCAAACGGTGATTGATGAAAACGGCATTCTTGGACAAGTCGTCAATGTTTATCCCGATACCTGCCGTGTGGTGTTAATCAGCGATGACCAACAATCCGTTGCAGTGACTATCAAACGTACTGGGCAAAAAGCCATCGTGTCGGGTAAAGGTAATCCGCAGTATTTGGCGCTAGATTATATCTTTAAGGCATCAGATGTACGCATTGGCGATGAGCTGATTTCATCAGGGCTTGGTGGTCGAATTCCTGCTGGATTTCCTGTTGGGCGTGTGGCAAAAGTAGAAGCCGAGCAAGCAGGGGGCTATGCCAAGATTATGGTGAAACCCGCTGCCAATTTTATCAATACGTCTTATGTTTTATTGCTTCAGCAGAAGGTTTAA
- a CDS encoding Maf family protein: protein MYQFNATIPIILASTSPRRRELLDQVALPHTCAAVSIDETRLVEEAAIDYIGRMVSQKAQAALQVLPKAMTECVVITADTIGVLPDGAVLQKPSDFADACAMWRQMSNASHQVWTAVQVSRMAQRGGQWQMDYAERTVVRTDVKFIALTDSMMAHYWHTGEPQDKAGGYAIQGLGAAWVKAIDGSYSNVVGLPLVETLDLLSQAMQTHQ, encoded by the coding sequence ATGTATCAATTTAATGCCACTATACCGATTATCTTGGCGTCCACATCACCGAGGCGGCGTGAGTTATTAGATCAAGTTGCGCTGCCACATACTTGCGCGGCAGTCAGCATTGATGAAACACGGCTAGTAGAGGAAGCGGCGATTGACTATATTGGGCGTATGGTGAGTCAAAAAGCACAAGCCGCTTTACAAGTTTTGCCAAAGGCTATGACCGAGTGTGTGGTGATTACCGCCGATACCATTGGCGTATTGCCGGATGGGGCAGTGCTGCAAAAACCTAGCGATTTTGCTGATGCTTGTGCGATGTGGCGGCAAATGAGCAATGCCTCGCACCAAGTATGGACCGCAGTGCAAGTGAGCCGAATGGCGCAGCGTGGCGGTCAATGGCAGATGGATTATGCTGAGCGCACTGTGGTGAGAACTGATGTCAAATTTATCGCACTCACTGACAGCATGATGGCGCATTATTGGCATACGGGTGAACCACAAGACAAAGCCGGCGGTTATGCCATTCAAGGACTGGGCGCTGCGTGGGTCAAAGCGATTGACGGTAGCTATAGCAATGTGGTTGGACTGCCGTTGGTGGAAACGTTGGACTTGCTTTCTCAGGCGATGCAAACCCATCAGTAA
- a CDS encoding rod shape-determining protein, with amino-acid sequence MSLFGFLSSNIAIDLGTANTLIFTPGKGVVLNEPTVVALRSNRTQNPTVAAVGIDAKQMLGRTPDNITAIRPLKDGVIADFEVTQKMLKHFINKVKVKRFLANPNVIVCVPCKSTLVERRAIREAVESAGANKALLLEEPMAAAIGAGLPVHEASGSMVVDIGGGTTEIAVIALSGCVYADSIRIGGDVFDEAIITHVRRTHGCVIGETTAERIKTEVGTAIEDPENPLEVEVRGRSMAEGVPKSFVVTSAEIQKALSDPIAGIISGVKAALEQTPPELSADIAERGIVLTGGGALLRNLDELISRETGLPVTVAEDPLTCVSRGGGKALEFINNKALNMIFV; translated from the coding sequence CGTTAATTTTCACCCCAGGTAAAGGTGTGGTACTCAATGAACCAACGGTTGTTGCGCTTCGTAGTAACCGCACCCAAAATCCTACCGTTGCGGCTGTCGGTATTGATGCCAAACAGATGCTAGGTCGTACCCCAGATAATATCACTGCGATTCGTCCACTCAAAGACGGTGTGATTGCCGATTTTGAAGTGACCCAAAAAATGCTCAAGCATTTTATCAACAAAGTGAAAGTCAAACGCTTTTTAGCCAATCCAAACGTGATTGTTTGTGTACCTTGTAAATCTACTTTGGTAGAGCGTCGTGCGATTCGTGAAGCGGTTGAATCGGCAGGCGCAAACAAAGCCTTATTGCTTGAAGAGCCTATGGCAGCTGCGATTGGCGCAGGGTTACCCGTGCATGAAGCCAGCGGTTCGATGGTGGTGGATATTGGTGGCGGTACCACAGAGATTGCGGTGATTGCGCTATCAGGCTGTGTGTATGCCGACTCCATCCGTATCGGCGGTGATGTGTTTGATGAAGCGATTATCACTCATGTCCGCCGTACTCACGGCTGTGTGATTGGTGAAACCACTGCTGAACGCATCAAAACCGAAGTAGGGACGGCTATTGAAGATCCTGAAAACCCCTTGGAAGTGGAAGTGCGTGGTCGTAGCATGGCAGAAGGCGTGCCTAAATCATTTGTGGTGACATCCGCCGAAATCCAAAAAGCCTTAAGCGACCCTATTGCTGGTATCATCTCAGGTGTCAAAGCGGCGCTTGAGCAAACCCCGCCTGAATTATCAGCTGATATCGCAGAGCGTGGTATTGTATTAACCGGTGGTGGCGCACTATTACGCAATCTTGATGAACTGATTTCACGCGAGACAGGCTTGCCCGTCACGGTAGCTGAAGACCCACTGACTTGTGTCAGCCGCGGGGGTGGTAAAGCGCTAGAGTTTATCAATAACAAAGCATTGAATATGATTTTTGTCTGA
- the rpsU gene encoding 30S ribosomal protein S21 — translation MPAVKVKENEPVDIAIRRFKRACEKAGILADVRKHEFYEKPTQERKRKKAAAVKRYKKKMSRESVRTTRLY, via the coding sequence ATGCCAGCAGTAAAGGTAAAAGAGAACGAACCTGTAGATATCGCAATTCGCCGCTTTAAACGTGCTTGTGAGAAAGCCGGTATTTTAGCAGATGTACGTAAACATGAGTTCTATGAAAAACCAACTCAAGAACGTAAACGCAAAAAAGCAGCTGCGGTAAAACGTTACAAAAAGAAAATGTCACGTGAATCAGTACGCACGACTCGTCTTTACTAA